CGGGACTTATATTCATTTTAAGCGGTAAGCTCAGAGCATATATGATTTCGGAAAACGGGAGAGAGCTTAGTTTATATTATTTGATGGATAATGATATATGCTTAATGTCTGCTTCATGCGTGATGAAAGATATAACATTTGATATATTCATTGAAGCAATGGAGGATACAAAAGTAGCTATTTTACCTACACATATTTATAAAGATATAGCTAATAATTATATCGAGATGTCAAAGTATGTTAATAGCATTATGTCTTCAAGGTTATCAGATGTAATGTGGATTTTAGAACAAGTATTATTTAAAAAATTCGATTCCAGACTTGCGGAATTCCTTCTTTTCCACAGAGATGAAAATGATAAAATAAAAATGACTCATGAAGAAATAGCAAATCATTTGGGAAGTGCAAGAGAAGTGGTAAGCAGGATGCTCAAACACTTTGAAAGTAACGATATCATAAAACTTTTCAGAGGCGGTATCGAAATATTAAATGAAGATGAACTTATAAAACTCTCCGATTAATTGATTTTATAATAAAACGGCGGGCGCGGAATCTGCTTTAGCAGGCGTAG
The DNA window shown above is from Anaerofustis stercorihominis DSM 17244 and carries:
- a CDS encoding Crp/Fnr family transcriptional regulator produces the protein MNDYNFNMKEFLPFWDDLKSECQNTILKELKHKTYKKGETVHDNSVTCTGLIFILSGKLRAYMISENGRELSLYYLMDNDICLMSASCVMKDITFDIFIEAMEDTKVAILPTHIYKDIANNYIEMSKYVNSIMSSRLSDVMWILEQVLFKKFDSRLAEFLLFHRDENDKIKMTHEEIANHLGSAREVVSRMLKHFESNDIIKLFRGGIEILNEDELIKLSD